In the Kribbella sp. NBC_00482 genome, one interval contains:
- a CDS encoding isopenicillin N synthase family dioxygenase encodes MSYVPIIDLSSRNNPAARTTLAHAIGQACESSGFFVIVGHGVPADLVESMYTVTNAFFKLPEADKDLVLNRPGVSGFRRFGGTTAQSLDLESPPDLCEAFSAHVTGELSDQERSELGDYWATWKLANIWPEYPAGFESTWTEYMTAMTELAADLMRLSALALGQDEQYFDGGFDAHVSSLVANYYYPQVEPPLPGQLRRGAHTDFGGLTVLYQEDDLGGLQVLQGDDWRDVQAIPGSFVVNIGDLMALWTGGRWVSTMHRVANPDRQQTSSRLSVPFFYQPNHDALVVPLPSIDGRSGPSVVAGEWMAAKLAKMFANPAGTRS; translated from the coding sequence ATGAGCTATGTCCCGATCATCGACCTCTCCAGCAGAAATAACCCCGCCGCCCGTACTACGCTCGCCCACGCCATCGGACAAGCGTGCGAGAGCTCAGGATTTTTCGTCATTGTCGGCCACGGCGTACCGGCCGACCTGGTCGAGTCGATGTACACCGTGACGAACGCCTTCTTCAAGCTGCCCGAAGCCGACAAGGACCTGGTCCTGAACCGTCCTGGCGTCTCCGGGTTCCGCCGCTTCGGTGGGACCACGGCGCAGAGCCTCGACCTGGAATCGCCGCCAGACCTTTGCGAGGCCTTCAGTGCGCATGTCACCGGCGAGCTGAGCGACCAGGAGAGGTCCGAACTCGGCGACTACTGGGCGACATGGAAGCTGGCGAACATCTGGCCGGAGTATCCGGCGGGGTTCGAGAGCACGTGGACGGAGTACATGACGGCGATGACTGAGCTGGCGGCTGACTTGATGCGGCTCTCGGCCCTCGCGCTCGGCCAGGACGAGCAGTACTTCGACGGCGGGTTCGACGCGCATGTGTCCTCGCTGGTCGCCAACTACTACTACCCGCAGGTCGAGCCGCCACTGCCAGGCCAACTGCGGCGCGGCGCCCATACGGACTTCGGTGGGCTGACTGTGTTGTACCAAGAAGACGATCTGGGTGGTCTGCAAGTGCTGCAGGGCGACGACTGGCGTGACGTCCAGGCGATCCCCGGCAGTTTCGTGGTGAACATCGGCGATCTGATGGCGTTGTGGACCGGCGGCCGCTGGGTGTCGACGATGCATCGGGTCGCCAATCCGGACCGGCAACAGACCTCGTCCCGGTTGTCCGTCCCGTTCTTCTACCAGCCCAACCACGACGCTCTCGTCGTGCCGCTGCCTTCGATCGACGGACGGTCCGGGCCGAGCGTCGTCGCTGGCGAGTGGATGGCGGCCAAGCTCGCCAAGATGTTCGCGAACCCCGCGGGGACACGCTCCTGA
- a CDS encoding MFS transporter, with the protein MTDVAEARADVRQRWWTLPVVSAAQLLVVLDGTIVNIALPSAQRDLGMSDTSRQWAITAYALAFGGLLLIGGRISSALGHRRAFVLGLAGFAASSALGGVAVNPEMLFGARALQGVFAALLAPAGLALLTTTFTEAKERARAFGVFAAVGAAGSAVGLVAGGLLTEYASWRWCLYINVPIAVLALVGTTKVPGRRGSRGPLDLGGALLSTAGFVAVVYGFNQAEPRGWGSPVVPAVLGGGVLLLAAFVVLESRVSHPLLPLRVLLHRDRGGAFVAITLMFVAMFGFYLFMSYYTQTILGYSPVEAGMTLIINALAALVGATVIAGKLSRRLAPGLVVLAGLVAAAAGLLILTRLTATSPNILPLYLVPALILTGLGLGLVIPVTAALATSDVSWADIGAASAAYNASQQLGAALGTALLNTIASSATAAYLLTGHEPDASTVHGYTTALIVAFGILLAAALITVPLIHTRKDLS; encoded by the coding sequence ATGACCGACGTCGCGGAAGCGCGGGCGGACGTGCGGCAGCGGTGGTGGACGCTTCCGGTGGTCAGTGCGGCGCAACTCCTGGTGGTGCTGGACGGCACGATCGTGAACATCGCACTGCCGTCCGCGCAGCGGGATCTGGGCATGTCCGACACGAGCCGACAGTGGGCAATCACCGCCTATGCGCTGGCCTTCGGTGGGCTGCTGCTGATCGGCGGCCGGATCAGCAGCGCTCTCGGGCATCGGCGGGCGTTCGTGCTCGGTCTGGCCGGGTTCGCGGCCTCGTCCGCGCTCGGTGGAGTCGCGGTGAATCCGGAGATGCTCTTCGGCGCCCGAGCTCTGCAGGGGGTGTTCGCGGCGCTGCTCGCGCCCGCCGGCCTGGCCCTGCTCACGACGACCTTCACCGAGGCGAAGGAGCGGGCTCGTGCATTCGGGGTGTTCGCAGCGGTCGGTGCCGCCGGATCAGCGGTTGGATTGGTTGCGGGCGGCCTGCTCACGGAGTACGCGAGTTGGCGGTGGTGTCTCTACATCAACGTGCCCATCGCAGTACTGGCGCTCGTCGGTACTACGAAGGTGCCTGGCCGGCGGGGGAGCCGCGGGCCGCTGGATCTAGGTGGCGCGTTGCTCAGTACGGCGGGGTTCGTGGCCGTGGTCTACGGGTTCAACCAAGCCGAGCCGCGGGGCTGGGGGTCTCCGGTCGTACCCGCTGTGCTGGGCGGTGGCGTGCTGCTGCTGGCGGCGTTCGTCGTGCTCGAGTCGCGGGTGTCGCATCCGCTACTCCCGCTGCGGGTGCTGCTGCATCGTGATCGCGGTGGAGCCTTCGTGGCGATCACGCTGATGTTCGTCGCGATGTTCGGCTTCTACCTGTTCATGAGCTATTACACGCAGACGATCCTCGGCTACTCACCGGTCGAAGCCGGGATGACCCTGATCATCAACGCCCTGGCTGCCTTGGTCGGTGCGACCGTCATCGCAGGCAAGCTGAGTCGGCGACTCGCGCCAGGACTGGTGGTCTTGGCCGGGCTGGTCGCGGCGGCTGCGGGGTTGCTGATCCTCACCCGCCTGACGGCGACCAGCCCGAACATCCTGCCGTTGTACCTGGTGCCCGCGCTCATCCTCACCGGCCTCGGTCTCGGCCTGGTCATTCCGGTCACGGCGGCACTGGCCACCTCGGACGTCTCGTGGGCGGACATCGGTGCCGCGTCGGCGGCGTACAACGCATCGCAGCAACTCGGAGCGGCACTGGGTACGGCGTTGCTGAACACCATCGCGAGCAGCGCCACCGCGGCGTACCTGCTCACGGGACACGAGCCGGACGCGTCGACGGTGCACGGCTACACCACCGCCCTAATCGTTGCCTTCGGCATCCTTCTCGCAGCCGCGCTGATCACGGTACCGCTGATCCACACCCGAAAGGACCTCTCATGA